In a single window of the Blattabacterium cuenoti genome:
- the metG gene encoding methionine--tRNA ligase encodes MKKSNKYTVTAALPYANGPIHIGHLAGVYLPADVFVRYLRRKKTDVIFICGSDEHGVPIAMQAKKEKKTPKEIVNKYHYMIKDCFNNFGIQFDHYSRTSTKIHHEISTSFFKKLHEKKKIFEKVSEQYYDQEAKQFLADRYISGTCPYCKNKEAYGDQCENCGTTLVPEDLICPKSTISGSFPVWKKTKHWYFPLNQYQKFLKKWILINHKKDWKVNVYGQAKSWLDQGLKPRAITRDLNWGVPVPNDKGKVMYVWFEAPIGYISATIEWARQRKIDWEPYWKGKKTKLIQFIGKDNIVFHCIIFPVILKACNNGYILPDKILANEFLHLENKKISTSKNWGVWVHEYLKDFPNQQDTLRYILIANMPEKKDNNFNWKDFQRKNNTELVAILGNFVNRSLTLIQKYNKGIIPDPGMLSVKEKNILTKIKNYPEYIGNLIESYQFRESLACFMDLARLGNKYLTEEEPWNKKKEKRVNTILYVSMQIVGMLAQLSEPFLPHTAKKLLEMLRLKTFFWNQIKNVEEILCPGHILGKTTFLFKKITNESIEKQMKKLEKIQ; translated from the coding sequence ATGAAAAAATCAAATAAATACACAGTAACGGCTGCTTTACCTTATGCAAATGGACCAATTCATATAGGACATTTGGCAGGGGTTTATTTGCCTGCAGATGTTTTTGTTCGTTATCTTAGACGAAAAAAAACAGATGTTATTTTTATATGTGGTTCGGATGAACATGGAGTGCCTATTGCTATGCAGGCTAAAAAAGAAAAAAAAACTCCTAAAGAAATAGTCAATAAGTATCATTACATGATTAAAGATTGTTTTAATAATTTTGGGATACAGTTTGATCATTATTCCAGAACCTCTACAAAAATTCATCACGAAATTTCTACTTCTTTTTTTAAAAAACTTCATGAAAAAAAAAAAATTTTTGAAAAAGTATCTGAACAATATTATGATCAAGAAGCTAAACAATTTTTAGCGGATAGGTATATATCTGGTACATGTCCCTATTGCAAAAATAAAGAAGCTTATGGAGATCAATGTGAAAATTGTGGGACGACGTTAGTTCCTGAAGATTTAATATGTCCAAAGTCTACTATAAGTGGAAGCTTTCCAGTTTGGAAAAAAACTAAACATTGGTACTTTCCTTTAAATCAATATCAAAAATTCTTGAAAAAATGGATTTTAATTAATCATAAAAAAGATTGGAAAGTGAACGTGTACGGACAAGCAAAATCTTGGTTAGATCAAGGATTAAAACCTCGTGCTATAACAAGAGATTTGAATTGGGGAGTCCCCGTTCCAAACGATAAAGGTAAAGTTATGTATGTATGGTTTGAAGCTCCTATAGGATATATTTCTGCTACCATAGAGTGGGCTAGACAAAGAAAAATAGATTGGGAACCTTATTGGAAAGGTAAAAAAACGAAATTAATTCAGTTTATAGGAAAAGATAATATTGTTTTTCATTGCATTATTTTTCCAGTTATACTTAAAGCATGTAATAATGGATATATCCTTCCAGATAAAATATTGGCTAATGAATTTCTTCATTTAGAAAATAAAAAAATATCTACTTCTAAAAATTGGGGGGTATGGGTTCATGAATATTTAAAAGATTTTCCAAATCAACAGGATACACTTCGTTATATTCTCATAGCTAATATGCCTGAAAAAAAAGATAATAATTTTAATTGGAAAGATTTTCAAAGAAAAAATAACACGGAATTGGTTGCTATATTAGGAAATTTTGTAAATAGAAGTCTTACTTTAATTCAAAAGTACAATAAAGGTATTATTCCTGATCCTGGAATGTTATCTGTAAAGGAAAAAAACATTTTAACAAAAATTAAAAATTATCCAGAATATATAGGAAATTTAATTGAATCTTATCAATTTAGAGAATCCTTAGCATGTTTTATGGATTTAGCTAGACTAGGAAACAAATATTTAACAGAAGAAGAACCTTGGAATAAAAAAAAAGAAAAAAGAGTCAACACCATACTTTATGTATCGATGCAAATTGTTGGAATGCTAGCTCAATTATCGGAACCTTTTTTACCACATACGGCAAAAAAATTGTTAGAAATGCTTCGTTTGAAAACTTTTTTTTGGAATCAGATAAAAAATGTAGAAGAAATTTTATGTCCTGGACATATTTTAGGTAAAACTACATTTTTATTTAAAAAAATAACTAACGAAAGTATTGAAAAACAGATGAAAAAATTAGAAAAAATACAATGA
- a CDS encoding porin → MKKTKIIFLILFLGFFYPFYSFAEIAEIIKQKKITDKNPHIFLDLSSSFNSTVNKEFYEGTRFSEDNLNLEVIGKANDKISYRFVKQFKKTENSEIIDLAYLKYKWNNKLYFLVGKQPFSFGSMEYANSFYEHVYRYPDVYKYKENPVGFSFIYIPIKDHELQFQVVNGIKKKEENILIPEEIKHPIGYSVNWNWNWNKIIQNRWSYSFFQENEKKKFWKFLALGSKLNLKPFSIEADYILSDEDKEKNRNITEILRSWSPDYHYYVASIKYGTYLVKLKYNFFPKWNFIAKGVYEIGTSKNNDFFGVNQSLKKVYTYYGGVEFLPIIKNDDISFYFSYKNQIINYSLDKIQKENNNNHFIVLGFNYRIKMI, encoded by the coding sequence ATGAAAAAAACAAAAATTATTTTTCTTATTCTCTTTTTAGGTTTTTTTTATCCTTTTTATAGCTTTGCAGAAATAGCAGAAATTATAAAACAAAAAAAGATAACAGATAAAAATCCTCATATATTTTTAGATCTTTCTAGTAGTTTTAATTCTACAGTCAATAAAGAATTTTATGAAGGCACTCGTTTTTCTGAAGATAATTTAAATTTAGAAGTAATAGGAAAAGCAAATGATAAAATCAGTTATCGTTTTGTAAAACAGTTTAAAAAAACAGAAAATTCTGAAATAATTGATTTAGCTTATTTAAAATATAAGTGGAACAATAAACTTTATTTTTTGGTTGGAAAACAACCTTTCTCTTTTGGAAGTATGGAATATGCTAATAGTTTCTATGAACATGTATACCGTTATCCGGATGTATACAAATATAAGGAAAATCCTGTTGGATTCAGTTTTATTTATATTCCTATAAAAGATCATGAGTTACAATTTCAAGTAGTCAATGGCATAAAAAAAAAGGAAGAAAATATATTGATCCCTGAAGAAATAAAGCATCCTATAGGATATTCTGTGAATTGGAATTGGAATTGGAATAAAATTATACAAAATAGATGGTCTTATTCTTTTTTTCAAGAAAATGAGAAGAAAAAATTTTGGAAATTCCTAGCTTTAGGAAGCAAACTAAATTTGAAACCTTTTTCCATAGAAGCAGACTATATATTAAGCGATGAAGATAAAGAAAAAAATAGAAATATAACAGAAATTTTACGATCATGGAGTCCTGATTATCATTATTATGTTGCTTCTATAAAATATGGAACTTATTTAGTCAAATTAAAATATAACTTTTTTCCAAAATGGAATTTCATTGCTAAAGGAGTATATGAAATAGGAACCTCTAAAAATAATGATTTTTTTGGAGTAAATCAATCGCTTAAAAAAGTATATACTTATTATGGAGGAGTAGAATTTCTTCCTATCATAAAAAATGATGATATTAGTTTTTATTTTTCGTATAAAAACCAAATAATAAACTACAGTTTAGATAAAATTCAAAAAGAAAATAATAATAATCATTTTATAGTTTTAGGATTTAACTATCGTATTAAAATGATTTAA
- a CDS encoding 5'-3' exonuclease, which produces MNKKLFLIDAYPLIYQSYYAYRYKPLFTSKGLNTSPIINFTYFLMKTLNDEKPSYMATVFDDNKGSSFRKKEYDKYKAHRKKTPEAIYMAIPYIIKILKTFQISFFYAPNGYEADDFIGTIAKEAENKGYIIYIITLDKDFFQLITENIKVYIPPFKGKAKRILGIEEIKKKFGVNHPKQVIDLWSMMGDPSDNIPGLPGIGKKNATKFIKKYGSIEKLLNSTHDLNGKIKKNIEKNKNLGLLSKKLITIVTNIPFFSFHEEKFYVKKPDWHSIKKIFGELEFIRLLKKAHEYFKFKTKE; this is translated from the coding sequence ATGAATAAAAAATTATTTTTAATTGACGCATATCCATTGATTTATCAGAGTTATTATGCTTATAGATATAAACCCCTTTTCACTTCTAAAGGACTTAATACTTCGCCTATCATAAATTTTACATATTTTTTAATGAAGACATTAAATGATGAAAAACCATCTTATATGGCTACTGTTTTTGATGACAATAAAGGATCTTCTTTTAGAAAAAAAGAATATGACAAGTATAAAGCACATAGAAAAAAAACACCGGAAGCTATTTACATGGCTATTCCTTATATTATAAAAATTTTAAAAACCTTTCAAATTTCTTTTTTTTATGCTCCCAACGGATATGAGGCCGATGATTTTATCGGAACAATAGCTAAAGAAGCAGAAAATAAAGGATATATTATTTATATCATCACTTTAGATAAAGATTTTTTTCAATTGATAACAGAAAATATTAAAGTTTATATACCCCCTTTCAAAGGAAAGGCAAAAAGGATTTTGGGAATAGAAGAAATAAAAAAAAAATTTGGGGTAAATCATCCAAAACAAGTTATAGATTTATGGAGTATGATGGGAGATCCTTCTGATAATATTCCAGGATTACCAGGAATTGGAAAAAAAAACGCCACAAAATTTATTAAAAAATATGGAAGTATTGAAAAATTATTAAATTCAACTCATGATCTTAATGGTAAGATTAAAAAAAATATAGAAAAAAATAAAAATTTAGGTCTTTTATCAAAAAAATTAATTACTATTGTTACTAATATTCCTTTTTTTTCTTTTCATGAAGAAAAATTTTATGTAAAAAAACCAGATTGGCATTCCATAAAAAAAATATTCGGAGAACTTGAATTTATAAGATTATTAAAAAAAGCTCATGAATATTTTAAATTTAAAACGAAAGAATAA